In Candidatus Devosia phytovorans, the DNA window AGGCCTATAATTTCTGCGCTTGGGGGCGCGGGAATGGCTGGTGTTTGGGTTGTTCTGGAACATCCGAAGTTTGCGCGAGAATGGGAAAGGCTGCCCATTTCAACGCAGAAAAAGCTGGATGCTGTCGTCCAGATTCTCAGAGAGCACGGGCCAGCATTAGGACGCCCCTATGTCGATACGCTCAATGCGTCGCGTCATGGGAACATGAAGGAAATTCGGCTCAACGCCGACGGTGTCTGGCGCTTTGCATTTGCGTTCGACCCCGCACGCAACGCCGTCATCCTGGTCGGAGGGGACAAGGAAGGCGAGAACCAGACGGCCTTCTACAAGAAGTTCATCCGTTTGGCCGATGCGCGACTTGATGAATGGCTGGCACAGGAGAGTTGACATGACAAGGTACAAGAGATCCGACTTCCTCCCCGCTGACAGGCATTTCAACGCCCGCCCTCCCGAGGAACAGGCCGAAATTCTTGCCGAAGCAGACAGGATGATGGCGGAAATCCACCTGGCGAGTGTTCGCAAGGCCCTGACCGTCACGCAGGCTGACCTCGCCGAAAGGACGGGCCTCAAGCAAGGTGAAATTTCGCGGATCGAGAATGCGGTGACGAGCGTGCAGATCAAGACGCTGCAGCGCTATGTCAGCGGGCTTGGTGGTCAGTTGCGCATCGTGGCTGACTTTCCGGATGGATCGAAGGCGGAGATTCCGCTGCGAAATGGCAAGCCGGTCAAATCGAAGGCGATTGTCGCGGCGGCAGACCGCAAGAAGTCGGCCTGAGAGAACAAAAACGCCGGCCCGAGGGCCGGCGTCCTAACGTCCGGGAGGACGATTGCCTTGGATCACTGCGCCGGCGTGCCGGTGTAGATCTGGTCGAAGATGCCGCCGTCGCCGAAGAAGTGGGGCTGGGCTTCGCGCCAGCCGCCGAAGTCCTCGATGGTGACGAGGTTGACCTCGCCGAAGCGGGCGACGTCTTCCGGCGCTGCGGCTTCTGGCTTGAAGGGACGGTAGTAGTTGGCGGCAGCGATCGCCTGGCCTTCGTCGGAATAGAGATATTCGAGATAGGCCTGGGCCAGATCGGTATTGCCTTTCTTTTCGGCATTGCCGACGACAAGCGCGACGGGGGGTTCGGCGAGGATCGAAACCGAGGGGGTCACGATGTCGAAGGCATCGGGGCCGAGTTCCTCGAGGGCGAGATAGGCTTCGTTTTCCCAGGCGAGAAGGACATCACCGATGCCACGCTGCACGAAGGTGGTGGTGGAGCCGCGGGCACCGGTATCGAGCACGGGGACGTGCTTGTAGAGCTCGGTGACATAGGCCTGGGCGGTTTCATCGGAGCCGTCCGGCTGCGCCTTGGCCCAGGCCCAGGCTGCGAGGAGATTCCAGCGGGCGCCGCCAGAGGTCTTGGGATTGGGCGTGATGACCTCGACGCCATCATTGGTGAGATCGCCCCAGTCATTGAGACCCTTGGGATTACCCTTGCGGACCAGGAAGACGATGGTCGAGGTATAGGGGGCGTTGTTGTTTTCGAGCGTGCCGCGCCAGTCGGCGGGGATCAGCGTCGGATCGGCGTCGGAAATGGCGTTGATGTCGGATTCGAGCGCCAGGGTCACGACATCGGCCTCGAGTCCATCAATGACCGTGCGGGCCTGGGCGCCTGAGCCACCGTGGGTGGTCTGGATGGCCACGGTTTCACCCGCGGTTTCCTGCCAGTGAGTGGTGAAGGCCTGGTTGAACTGCTGGTAGAGCTCGCGGGTCGGATCGTAGCTGACGTTGATCAGGGTGCGATCCTGCGCATGCGCCGTGGTGACGGCAAAGCCCAGCATCAGCGAGGCGGCCAGACCGGCGTAGGCGATGTATCTTGAAGCGTTCTTCATCTCTGTCTCCCCGATGAGATCGATGGGAAAAGACTACCAGACCAATCGTCTATCGCAAGGCGATGGGCTCGCGCTGTTGTAACGCGCGGGAAAACAGTTTGCTGCATTCGAGGTTCTGGCGAGAAAAACATGGCGGAGAGCGAGAAAAAGGCTCGGTCTGCGCAAATTCATTCCAATCTGATCGTCGAGCAATCGGGCCTTGCTGTCATGCTGCCATTATGACGCCGCGCTAGTGGTTGAAGGAGAGGCAGACAGGTGCGAGCGGCGTGCCTAGAGTGACGCTGCGAGATGGGGAGTCGTTGAATGGACCTTGGGCAATCGAACCTGCTGGAGCGGGCTGAAGCGCTGATGGCTGGGGATGAGGGATTTGCGCGGTTCTTCCGGGCGGCGATCCTGGCCACGGACAAAGAGGACCTGGCACGACAGACGCCGGAGCGGTTCGAGGCGGACCTGCGCCAGTCCTATCAGTTGCTGGTGTCCTTCGA includes these proteins:
- a CDS encoding type II toxin-antitoxin system RelE/ParE family toxin encodes the protein MAGVWVVLEHPKFAREWERLPISTQKKLDAVVQILREHGPALGRPYVDTLNASRHGNMKEIRLNADGVWRFAFAFDPARNAVILVGGDKEGENQTAFYKKFIRLADARLDEWLAQES
- a CDS encoding helix-turn-helix transcriptional regulator, with the translated sequence MTRYKRSDFLPADRHFNARPPEEQAEILAEADRMMAEIHLASVRKALTVTQADLAERTGLKQGEISRIENAVTSVQIKTLQRYVSGLGGQLRIVADFPDGSKAEIPLRNGKPVKSKAIVAAADRKKSA
- a CDS encoding sulfate ABC transporter substrate-binding protein, with product MKNASRYIAYAGLAASLMLGFAVTTAHAQDRTLINVSYDPTRELYQQFNQAFTTHWQETAGETVAIQTTHGGSGAQARTVIDGLEADVVTLALESDINAISDADPTLIPADWRGTLENNNAPYTSTIVFLVRKGNPKGLNDWGDLTNDGVEVITPNPKTSGGARWNLLAAWAWAKAQPDGSDETAQAYVTELYKHVPVLDTGARGSTTTFVQRGIGDVLLAWENEAYLALEELGPDAFDIVTPSVSILAEPPVALVVGNAEKKGNTDLAQAYLEYLYSDEGQAIAAANYYRPFKPEAAAPEDVARFGEVNLVTIEDFGGWREAQPHFFGDGGIFDQIYTGTPAQ